The following DNA comes from Candidatus Margulisiibacteriota bacterium.
ATGCATTAACATCTAATATCTTAATAACGGGGTCTTTGGCTTGCTTGGTAATATTCGTAAGTATTTGGATAGGGATCAGGAAAAAGGGATTCCTAGGATTTTTTGTTGGGCTAACACCCTCAGGAGTCGCCTGGCCAATAAGATTGCTCCTTTTTCCAATAGAGCTAATTTCAATAATTTCTAAGGCCTTCTCTCTATCTGTAAGATTAGCCGCAAACATGTTTGCAGGTCATATGGTTATAGTCATCTTAATTTCCTTAACCGAAATTTTTAAATCAGCATTTGTTGTACCCTTAGACATTGTTGTAATAACAATAATGTTATTTTTCGAAATAATGGTATCATTCATTCAGGCATTCATATTCGCTTATCTTTCAGCGATATATGTAACTGATACAATGTATGAGGGGCATTAAAAGTTTAATTGTTGGAGTGTTTCTTTGTTTAAATATATGGGCCAAACCTAAACAAATTAACACCTAAACGATTAAATAAATAAAAATTATTAAAGGAGGCAAAAAAATGGATTTACATTACGCATCAGCAGCATTTTCCATAGCAATAGCATCAATAGGAGGGTCAACAGCAATAGGACTGGTGGCAGGTAAAGCAATTGAGTCTATTGCCAGACAACCTGAACAATCGGGAAACATTAGGGCCACAATGATTATCGCGATTGCTTTTATTGAAGCAGCCATTCTCTATGCATTAGTTATTAGTTTTATGATATTAGCTCAAAAATAAAGGCAATAATGGGAAGCACTAACTACCTACTGATACTTTGGAATCTGATAGCATTTCTATTAATGTTAATCATTATTCGTTATGCTATCTGGCCTAAACTGTTTTATTACATTGAGGCCAGAAGAAAGAAAATAGAGTCACTGCAGAGCTCTTATGAAAGACGCAATAAAGAAATTCTAGATTTAACAGAAAAAATTAAAGAAGAAAGTTTAAACGCATCTGAAAGAAGAAAAAAAATTCTTATTGATACAAAAAATGAATGCACAACAATGAGAAAAGACCTTATCCACAAGGCTCACATGGAAGCGTCTTCTGTATTAGATATGGCTCGTCTAGAAATAAAAAAGGAAAAAGACAAATCTTTTCAAGAAGTTCGCCAAGATGTTTCGGTTATTATTGCAAAGTCTATCAAAGAAGTACTTTATAATATCGTTGATGAAGATCTAGATAAAAGGGTTATTGAAGAAATAAAAAAGGTGGTAACTTCCGTTGAATAAAAAAGAAGAAGCCATCTACTATAGCCTTTTTCAATCAATTGTTTCAAATAACGAACCAAAAGCTACCGTTAGAATTGTGCGTGAGCTATATAAAATACACTGGTTCATTTCTGATAATAGACAAATTCAGTACTATCTTGAAAACATTCTCGAAGATAAAAAAGTCCGAGAAGACATTCTTTTATTAACCGTTCACAAATTATTAGAAGACCCCTGCGAATACACCTTAGCCTTTCTTATCTATTTATTAAGAAAAAATTTATTACACAAGCTTAGCTATATCATGCATTTCTTTAAATACTATTTTGCAAAAGAAAGAAATTTACTTTTAGTTGAAGTTATTTCACGCTACCCGCTTGATGAACAAACGCTTTCTTTCTATAAACAAAAAATTGAAGCTACGAATAAAATGCAGGTAGCATTTGTTCATAAAACTGTTCCCAATATGCTTGGAGGGTTTAAGCTTCGCTGGCATGAAGGAGAAATAGACGCAACACTAAGAAGAAGAGTCGACAAAATAAAAGACATAATTATACAAAGGAAGTGACGGAGATGTTGGGAGAAAAAATAGAACAAAAACTAAGTCTTGTAGAGGAAATTCTAGAACAAATAGAACAATATGAAGACAACATCAAAAAACAAGAAGTTGGGTTTGTGCTTGATAGTGGTGATGGAATCGCCAGAGTTGGGGGACTTCCTGGTGCACTAATGGGAGAAATTTTGGATTTTGGTAACAACGTCTTTGGCGTAGTCTTCAACCTAGAAAACGAAGAACTTGTAGCTGTTGTGCTAGCGAGGCACAATAAAGTTATGCTGGGTCACTCTGTTAAAAAAACTGATCGTATTATTGAAATACCTGTAGGCATAAACTTCCTCGGAAGAGTAATAGATGCTCAGGGCGAACCAATGGACGGTTTGGGTGCTATAAAAAATGAAGGCTATCGACCTTTAACTGTAATTCCTCCTGGAATTATTGAAAGAAAACCAGTAGATACACCACTGCAAACCGGTTACATGACAATTGATGCAATGGTTCCAATCGGTCATGGGCAAAGAGAACTTATTATTGGTGACAGACAAACAGGCAAATCAACACTTGCTGTTGATGCCATCATAAATCAAAAGGGCAAGGATGTTATTTGTATCTATGTTTCTATCGGGCAAAAAAACTCCTCTGTAGCTAAATTAAAACAAACGCTGGAAGAACATCAAGCAATGGAATATACCATTATAGTCAATGCACCAGCTTCCGCCCCTTCTGCCTTACAGTTCTACTCGCCATACGCAGGATGTGCCATGGCCGAGCATTTTATGTTCCAAGGAAAAAGGACTCTTATCGTTTATGATGATTTAACAAAACATGCTCATGCCTACAGAAACATCTCCCTCCTTTTAAAAAGACCACCTGGACGAGAAGCTTATCCTGGAGATATTTTTTATACACACTCCAGATTACTTGAAAGAGCAGCTCAGCTGAACGATGAACTAGGCGGTGGCTCCATGACTGCACTTCCTATTATTGAGACTCAGGCTGGAGATGTCTCCGCATATATTCCAACCAATGTAATTTCCATTACTGATGGACAAATATTTTTATCAACAGAACTTTTTAATGCTAACCTACGTCCTGCCGTAAATCCAGGTATATCTGTTTCTAGAGTTGGCGGAGCAGCACAAATAAAAGCCATGAAAAAAGTTGCTGGACTGCTTAGAATAACGCTTGCTCAATATAGAGAAAAAGAAAAGTTTTCCTTGTTTGCTTCTGATTTAGACGAAATGACTACACTCCAATTAAAAAGAGGTAAGGTTTTAATCCAAGTATTAAAACAAAAAGAACATCATCTTATTTATGTAACTGACCAAGTTCTTATAATTTTTGCTGCAATTAATGGATTTTTAGACGACGTACCTTTAGATAAAATTTATTTATTTCAAGATGATTTTATTGGTTTTTTTCAAGAAATGGCTCCCGAGCTATATGAAAAAATTGATCGATCAAAAAATGTAACAGATGAAAATATTCTTGAACTTAATGAAGTTTTGCCAAAAATAATCAAAGAAATCTATTTAAACAATGGCTGATATAACACTTTTAAAACAAAGACTCTCTAACATTTCTTCTGTACACGAAATTACAGAAGCTATGCAAATTATTACAACCATTCTTATTGGAAGGTCACAAAAGTTGCTTGCCTATCGTCGCAAAATACAACCTTACTTCGACCGACTGCTTTTTAGTATTACCTCTAGAAAAAATAAAATCGACCAGTCTTCTCCTACAGAATTTGTAATAGCTTTCTTCTCTGAAAAAGGTTTTGTGTCATCATTTAACCAACAACTATTACCTTTCTTGACTAAACAAAGAAGAAATCCAAATTTGATTATCGTCGGCGAAAAAGGAAAACATTTTTGTGAAAGGATGAAAATTCCTTATAAACATTTCTTCCATGCAGCAACAACAATACCAGATGAAGCTATCATTGAACCGTTATATGATATTCTAAAAGAAAACAATTTTCCTTGGAAAACTAAAATAATTATTAATAAATATAACAATATGTTCCAACAAAAACCGGGCATTATTGACTTGTTTCCTGCCTTTGAAGAAGTATATAATCCCACGGATGCAGTCACTGACGTTGACCAAGACTCCTTGGATAGAATTATCATTGATAAATTTGTGAGAGACCGACTGTATTACCTTTTTATCCAAAATTACACTGGAGAAATTGGTTCCAAATTACTAGTAATGAAGAATGCAGTTGAAAATTCAGAACTTCTAAAAGAAGAAATCAGCAAAGATATCTATATAGCAAGACAAACAGCAATAACACAAGAACTAAGCGAGGTTATTTCAGCATACAAGGTATTACAAACCAGGGAGGAAAAATAAAATGACAAATATCGGCAAAATTGTTCAAGTAATAGGACCTATAATAGATGTAAAATTCCCGCCAGGACAAATACCTGACATTAGAACAGCATTAAAAATAACGTTTAAAGATATCCAATCAGGTAAACCACAAACTATTCTGGCTGAAATTGCTCTACAAATAGAAGGAAATATTGTTAAAGCCGTATCA
Coding sequences within:
- the atpB gene encoding F0F1 ATP synthase subunit A, giving the protein MINFILHELAVLAKIFHVTSDVLLLFIPVILIALLGTAKFEIIPNKIQSIFEVIYEFLESQMRVLFQTNKDYKNWMPFFLCLFFYILIHNLLGVIPQNHALTSNILITGSLACLVIFVSIWIGIRKKGFLGFFVGLTPSGVAWPIRLLLFPIELISIISKAFSLSVRLAANMFAGHMVIVILISLTEIFKSAFVVPLDIVVITIMLFFEIMVSFIQAFIFAYLSAIYVTDTMYEGH
- the atpE gene encoding ATP synthase F0 subunit C; amino-acid sequence: MDLHYASAAFSIAIASIGGSTAIGLVAGKAIESIARQPEQSGNIRATMIIAIAFIEAAILYALVISFMILAQK
- a CDS encoding ATP synthase F0 subunit B, giving the protein MGSTNYLLILWNLIAFLLMLIIIRYAIWPKLFYYIEARRKKIESLQSSYERRNKEILDLTEKIKEESLNASERRKKILIDTKNECTTMRKDLIHKAHMEASSVLDMARLEIKKEKDKSFQEVRQDVSVIIAKSIKEVLYNIVDEDLDKRVIEEIKKVVTSVE
- a CDS encoding F0F1 ATP synthase subunit delta, with protein sequence MNKKEEAIYYSLFQSIVSNNEPKATVRIVRELYKIHWFISDNRQIQYYLENILEDKKVREDILLLTVHKLLEDPCEYTLAFLIYLLRKNLLHKLSYIMHFFKYYFAKERNLLLVEVISRYPLDEQTLSFYKQKIEATNKMQVAFVHKTVPNMLGGFKLRWHEGEIDATLRRRVDKIKDIIIQRK
- the atpA gene encoding F0F1 ATP synthase subunit alpha, with translation MLGEKIEQKLSLVEEILEQIEQYEDNIKKQEVGFVLDSGDGIARVGGLPGALMGEILDFGNNVFGVVFNLENEELVAVVLARHNKVMLGHSVKKTDRIIEIPVGINFLGRVIDAQGEPMDGLGAIKNEGYRPLTVIPPGIIERKPVDTPLQTGYMTIDAMVPIGHGQRELIIGDRQTGKSTLAVDAIINQKGKDVICIYVSIGQKNSSVAKLKQTLEEHQAMEYTIIVNAPASAPSALQFYSPYAGCAMAEHFMFQGKRTLIVYDDLTKHAHAYRNISLLLKRPPGREAYPGDIFYTHSRLLERAAQLNDELGGGSMTALPIIETQAGDVSAYIPTNVISITDGQIFLSTELFNANLRPAVNPGISVSRVGGAAQIKAMKKVAGLLRITLAQYREKEKFSLFASDLDEMTTLQLKRGKVLIQVLKQKEHHLIYVTDQVLIIFAAINGFLDDVPLDKIYLFQDDFIGFFQEMAPELYEKIDRSKNVTDENILELNEVLPKIIKEIYLNNG
- a CDS encoding F0F1 ATP synthase subunit gamma, producing MADITLLKQRLSNISSVHEITEAMQIITTILIGRSQKLLAYRRKIQPYFDRLLFSITSRKNKIDQSSPTEFVIAFFSEKGFVSSFNQQLLPFLTKQRRNPNLIIVGEKGKHFCERMKIPYKHFFHAATTIPDEAIIEPLYDILKENNFPWKTKIIINKYNNMFQQKPGIIDLFPAFEEVYNPTDAVTDVDQDSLDRIIIDKFVRDRLYYLFIQNYTGEIGSKLLVMKNAVENSELLKEEISKDIYIARQTAITQELSEVISAYKVLQTREEK